The proteins below are encoded in one region of bacterium:
- a CDS encoding bifunctional (p)ppGpp synthetase/guanosine-3',5'-bis(diphosphate) 3'-pyrophosphohydrolase, whose amino-acid sequence MDAAIPEQKPPLPALTDPLYDEMDPEHVREFEAIRAAVDKASSDADLDMLERSFCFSYKAHLGQRRISGEPYIIHSIAVAKIIADLHLGDVAVAAGFLHDVVEDTDITVETLRKEFGDSVAALVDGVTKIPELKYESQEKKQAENFHKMLLSMSQDLRVILIKFADRLHNMRTIGYLPRKTQERIAHETLDVYAPLAHRLGVHQIKWELEDLAFKVLEPRTYKELAEKVQMKRGERERMVKDVRERIEGELQRAGIPARVHGRAKHLYSIYGKIQHRGYSFEEILDLIAVRVVVPRIEDCYHALGVIHSLYTPIEGKFADFVATPKSNMYQSLHTKVFGPEGRKIEVQIRTEEMNRTAEIGIAAHWRYKEGGATREEMDRQMEWLRGLIESRNEDTTSSEFLQSLKINLFQEEIFVFTPRGRVIPLPRGATPVDFAFAVHTDIGLHAMAAKVNGQITPLKSELQSGDVVEIIVSPTQRPNLDWLQFVRTTRASSKIKKWLKEQHYDESVKLGHEILTREFSKYHIKKTDAQLTEIALLFGHAETNSFLAAVGAGDITAQAVLRKVLPAEEPAEQGWGSILSKVIRRVKGSDSAVRIHGMTNVAITFGRCCQPLPGDRITGFITTGHGVSVHRVDCKNIPVLMQRPERNISVEWDVDREATFNVRVRVIAKERQKLLSELTNAMAKEEVNILYLEMKREDAFAVGQLTLEVKSLPHLTRVFKRMKSIKDVIHVERVDEANPATGDGSR is encoded by the coding sequence ATGGACGCCGCCATTCCAGAACAGAAACCGCCACTTCCCGCGCTCACCGATCCACTCTACGATGAGATGGATCCCGAACATGTGCGGGAGTTTGAAGCCATCCGCGCGGCGGTGGACAAAGCGTCTTCCGACGCCGATCTGGATATGCTCGAGCGGTCGTTCTGTTTTTCCTATAAAGCGCATCTCGGACAGCGCCGCATCTCCGGCGAGCCCTACATCATCCACAGCATCGCCGTCGCCAAGATCATCGCCGATCTGCATCTGGGCGACGTCGCCGTGGCGGCGGGATTCCTGCACGATGTGGTGGAAGATACCGATATCACCGTCGAAACGCTGCGCAAGGAGTTCGGCGATTCCGTAGCGGCGCTGGTGGACGGCGTGACCAAGATCCCGGAACTCAAGTATGAGTCCCAGGAAAAGAAGCAGGCCGAAAATTTCCACAAGATGCTGCTGTCGATGTCGCAGGATCTGCGGGTCATTCTTATCAAGTTCGCCGACCGCCTGCACAACATGCGGACCATCGGCTACCTGCCGCGCAAGACGCAGGAACGCATCGCCCACGAGACTCTCGACGTCTACGCGCCGCTGGCTCACCGCCTCGGCGTCCACCAGATCAAGTGGGAACTGGAAGACCTCGCCTTTAAGGTACTCGAACCGCGCACCTACAAGGAACTGGCCGAAAAAGTCCAGATGAAGCGCGGCGAGCGCGAGCGCATGGTCAAGGACGTGCGTGAGCGCATCGAAGGCGAACTGCAGCGCGCGGGCATTCCCGCCCGGGTGCATGGACGCGCCAAGCATCTCTATTCGATCTACGGCAAGATCCAGCATCGCGGCTATTCCTTCGAAGAGATTCTCGATCTGATCGCCGTGCGCGTAGTGGTTCCAAGGATTGAGGACTGCTACCATGCACTGGGGGTGATTCACTCCCTGTACACGCCGATTGAAGGCAAGTTCGCCGACTTTGTAGCCACGCCCAAATCGAACATGTACCAGTCGCTGCACACCAAGGTCTTCGGGCCGGAAGGCCGCAAGATCGAAGTGCAGATCCGCACCGAGGAGATGAACCGCACCGCCGAAATCGGCATCGCGGCCCACTGGCGCTACAAGGAAGGCGGCGCCACGCGCGAGGAGATGGACCGGCAGATGGAGTGGCTGCGCGGCCTGATCGAATCCCGCAACGAGGACACCACCTCCAGCGAGTTTCTGCAAAGCCTGAAGATCAATCTTTTTCAGGAAGAAATCTTCGTCTTTACGCCCCGTGGCCGCGTGATTCCCCTGCCGCGCGGCGCAACGCCCGTCGACTTCGCCTTCGCCGTGCATACTGACATCGGGCTGCATGCCATGGCCGCCAAGGTCAATGGGCAGATTACGCCGCTGAAGAGCGAATTGCAATCGGGCGACGTGGTCGAAATCATCGTCTCGCCTACGCAGCGTCCGAACCTCGACTGGCTGCAGTTTGTCCGCACCACCCGCGCCTCGAGCAAGATCAAGAAGTGGCTGAAAGAGCAGCACTACGACGAGTCGGTGAAGCTCGGCCACGAAATTCTCACGCGCGAGTTCTCCAAGTATCATATCAAGAAGACCGACGCGCAGCTCACCGAAATCGCGCTGCTCTTCGGTCATGCCGAGACCAACAGTTTTCTGGCCGCGGTCGGCGCGGGTGACATCACCGCCCAGGCCGTGCTGCGCAAGGTGCTGCCTGCCGAGGAGCCGGCGGAGCAGGGCTGGGGATCGATCCTCTCCAAAGTTATCCGCCGCGTCAAGGGCTCCGATTCTGCCGTCCGCATTCACGGCATGACCAACGTGGCCATCACCTTTGGCCGCTGCTGTCAGCCGCTTCCGGGTGACCGCATCACCGGATTCATCACCACAGGCCACGGCGTTTCGGTCCATCGCGTCGACTGCAAAAACATCCCCGTGCTCATGCAGCGCCCCGAGCGCAACATCAGCGTCGAATGGGACGTGGACCGCGAAGCCACTTTCAACGTGCGCGTGCGCGTCATCGCCAAGGAGCGGCAGAAGCTCTTAAGCGAACTGACCAATGCCATGGCCAAGGAAGAAGTTAATATTCTGTATCTGGAAATGAAGCGCGAAGATGCGTTTGCCGTGGGGCAGCTTACTCTTGAAGTTAAATCCCTTCCGCACCTCACCCGCGTGTTCAAGCGCATGAAGTCCATCAAAGACGTGATTCATGTGGAACGCGTGGACGAAGCAAATCCCGCTACGGGAGACGGCTCTCGATGA
- the dnaB gene encoding replicative DNA helicase, translating into MRTPPQSQESEQALLGALLLDASAFSRVADLLDDKSFYRPAHALVYTAMHELDAHHEPIDLITVTEQLRRMGKLEEIGGPVFLTELAEVVPSAANVEHYARMVHEKAMLRRMISVSNEAAMQAYDSAARADSVFETLQKKLVELLRERRGRHAMKVDDVLHDTMEYISQMKLSREYVTGVPSGFRKLDDLTTGFNAGELVIVAARPSMGKTSLAMNMAVAAAEHKNTPVAVFSLEMETRQLLLRMLSGEANIFLQKLRTTAKLRDEEWTRLVAAAGRLAQLPMYFDDTAGLGIESLRTRARQLWMDHKIGLVVIDYLQLIQPPKMADNQQQWVAFVSSSLKALAKELSIPVICLSQLSRAPETRGGDRKPMLSDLRDSGAIEQDADMVMFIYRPWVYRDQTKVKKYEIANVQYDITEHLAEVIVAKNRNGPTGSVPMSFIGEYTKFADMTGETPPPVAEGEEAYSEPEEEGAGF; encoded by the coding sequence TTGCGCACGCCGCCGCAGTCGCAGGAAAGCGAACAGGCCCTTTTAGGCGCGCTGCTCCTTGATGCGTCCGCGTTCAGCCGCGTGGCCGATCTGCTGGATGACAAGTCCTTTTACCGCCCCGCGCACGCGCTGGTTTACACCGCCATGCACGAGTTGGACGCTCACCATGAGCCCATTGACCTCATTACGGTCACCGAACAGCTTCGGCGCATGGGCAAACTGGAGGAGATCGGCGGTCCGGTTTTCCTGACCGAACTGGCGGAAGTCGTTCCTTCCGCCGCCAACGTCGAACATTACGCGCGCATGGTTCACGAAAAGGCCATGCTGCGCCGCATGATCTCGGTCAGCAACGAAGCGGCCATGCAGGCGTATGACAGCGCCGCCCGCGCCGATTCGGTCTTTGAAACCCTTCAGAAAAAGCTGGTGGAACTGCTGCGCGAACGCCGTGGCCGCCATGCGATGAAGGTGGATGATGTGCTCCATGATACGATGGAGTATATCAGCCAGATGAAGCTCAGCCGCGAATATGTGACCGGTGTGCCCAGCGGCTTCCGCAAGCTGGACGATCTCACCACCGGCTTCAACGCCGGCGAACTTGTGATTGTCGCCGCCCGTCCGTCCATGGGTAAGACCTCGCTGGCCATGAACATGGCCGTCGCCGCCGCCGAGCACAAGAATACTCCGGTAGCGGTCTTCTCGCTGGAAATGGAAACGCGGCAGCTCCTGCTGCGTATGCTTTCCGGCGAAGCCAATATCTTTTTGCAGAAGCTGCGCACCACCGCCAAGCTGCGCGACGAAGAGTGGACGCGGCTTGTGGCCGCGGCGGGCCGGCTGGCCCAACTTCCCATGTACTTCGATGACACCGCCGGGTTGGGCATCGAGTCACTGCGCACCCGCGCGCGGCAGCTCTGGATGGATCACAAGATCGGCTTGGTTGTTATCGATTACCTGCAGCTCATCCAGCCGCCCAAGATGGCGGACAACCAGCAGCAGTGGGTGGCCTTCGTCAGTTCGTCCCTTAAGGCTCTGGCCAAGGAACTGAGCATTCCGGTGATCTGCCTGTCGCAGCTCTCCCGTGCCCCCGAAACCCGTGGCGGCGACCGCAAGCCTATGCTTTCCGATCTTCGTGACTCGGGCGCCATCGAGCAGGACGCGGATATGGTGATGTTCATTTACCGTCCGTGGGTCTACCGCGACCAGACGAAGGTCAAGAAATACGAAATCGCCAACGTTCAGTACGACATCACTGAACACTTGGCCGAAGTGATCGTCGCCAAGAACCGTAACGGTCCCACCGGCAGCGTGCCCATGTCCTTCATCGGCGAATACACCAAGTTTGCCGATATGACCGGCGAAACCCCGCCGCCTGTGGCCGAAGGCGAAGAGGCCTACAGCGAGCCTGAAGAAGAAGGCGCGGGCTTCTAA
- a CDS encoding uracil-DNA glycosylase, whose translation MSDHPPKSGARYLAREYFKTLELFEDSVYLPPSAKKTSRARRALPGSLEPLPKNLETFRESIVNCANCPLGKAREHIVFGDGNPKARIVFVGEAPGAEEDKQGKPFVGAAGRLLNQLLEGVGFMREQDVYICNVLKCRPPNNREPLPAEVETCSPYLMAQLSLINPDIIVCLGKHAAHALLGVDSAMKELRGRVLPWEGFEVLVTYHPAYYLRNMGNLHFGEEDFQLLRRLYDDRTKKS comes from the coding sequence GTGTCGGACCATCCGCCGAAATCCGGGGCGCGTTATCTGGCGCGTGAGTATTTCAAGACCCTTGAACTCTTTGAGGACAGCGTCTACTTGCCACCTTCCGCCAAAAAGACTTCGCGTGCGCGCCGCGCTCTGCCCGGAAGCCTCGAGCCTCTGCCAAAGAATCTCGAGACGTTCCGCGAGAGCATTGTCAACTGCGCGAACTGCCCGCTCGGAAAAGCGCGCGAGCATATTGTCTTCGGCGACGGCAATCCCAAGGCGCGCATTGTCTTTGTCGGCGAAGCGCCCGGCGCGGAAGAAGACAAACAGGGCAAACCGTTTGTCGGAGCCGCGGGGCGCCTGCTGAACCAGCTTCTCGAAGGCGTCGGCTTTATGCGCGAGCAGGATGTCTATATCTGCAACGTGCTCAAGTGCCGCCCGCCCAACAACCGCGAACCGCTCCCGGCGGAAGTGGAAACCTGCAGCCCGTATCTGATGGCGCAGCTTTCCCTGATTAACCCGGACATTATCGTCTGCCTCGGCAAGCATGCGGCCCATGCACTGCTCGGCGTGGATTCGGCGATGAAGGAATTGCGGGGCCGCGTCCTTCCGTGGGAAGGATTCGAGGTGCTGGTGACGTACCATCCGGCGTATTACCTGCGCAACATGGGAAATCTCCACTTCGGAGAGGAAGATTTTCAACTGCTGCGCCGCCTGTATGATGATCGCACCAAGAAATCATGA
- the coaBC gene encoding bifunctional phosphopantothenoylcysteine decarboxylase/phosphopantothenate--cysteine ligase CoaBC — protein MNSTMKGNPPSRPGVKPGPELNGRKILLGVCGGIAAYKAVELTRMFVKQGARVQVVMTSAAEKFVAPLTFETITGRHVFIEMFPDHGDFSPWHTEMATWPDLAVIAPATANHMARLAAGFADDLLTTIMLTLDRPRLLCPAMNHRMWANPATQDNLAVLKRRGFRFVMPEEGQMARPGEEDGIGRLADLDSIFREVSHMLSAPQDLRGVRVLVTGGRTEESWDPVRVLTNRSTGRMGFALAEEARERGADVVLIHGPTDVIPPTGVRLRRVTTAAEMASAVKQEYAQSKVVLMAAAVADYTFAKTAEHKIKKGEPSPEIQLVATEDILKSLAEKKNDRIVVGFALETENLLENALKKLRDKHLDIVVANNPLAQGSGFAVETNQVLIIHRTGRVTELPLQSKREAARDILNAVIEIYRNPEPEPEPEEVLLLDEEEDLGGLNLDGLEIDEDAALEERFSPQQPAPAHGQPSGQPFPQGDRNSRRHKKHRDRDRDRDRNKPHGPVPQPAPRPQETVAAHAPAPVVEHAPVPESQPVRPPVRPPVPTPVRQNVPERVAPPVAAESARVSVAETATDLPGSSIDSPAELPFPNSGTPIPGAPGTKKSRGRRGGRRAQRARAKRQAAVGGEQPVNESGAVQESPVIAAPQPVAVAPEPPVRTPAPARPPVPARKPAPAPRPPAARRPEPARTPEPIRGAEPAREPEPVHTPEPTRAIEPAPVMAPPPAPAVRPEQPSQPVAVAEAAPVAKAKPKRAKRTPAAAPAPADPAAAPAPVPRRKPAAKKVAKVKVRVAAENPDNEIIPDDE, from the coding sequence TTGAATTCTACTATGAAGGGTAATCCCCCTTCGCGCCCGGGCGTGAAGCCGGGACCGGAACTGAACGGCCGAAAGATATTGCTGGGCGTATGCGGGGGCATCGCCGCCTATAAGGCGGTCGAACTGACCCGGATGTTTGTCAAACAGGGTGCGCGGGTACAGGTTGTCATGACCTCCGCCGCCGAGAAGTTTGTCGCGCCGCTGACCTTCGAAACGATCACCGGACGGCACGTCTTTATCGAGATGTTTCCCGATCACGGCGACTTCTCGCCGTGGCATACGGAGATGGCCACGTGGCCGGATCTGGCCGTCATCGCTCCCGCCACCGCCAATCACATGGCGCGCCTGGCGGCGGGCTTTGCCGACGATCTGCTCACCACCATTATGCTCACGCTGGATCGTCCGCGCCTGCTCTGCCCGGCGATGAACCATCGCATGTGGGCAAACCCGGCCACGCAGGATAATCTGGCGGTGCTCAAGCGCCGTGGGTTCCGCTTCGTAATGCCCGAAGAGGGCCAGATGGCCCGGCCCGGCGAAGAAGACGGCATTGGCCGCCTCGCCGATCTCGACTCCATTTTCCGCGAAGTGAGTCACATGCTCTCCGCTCCGCAGGACCTGCGCGGCGTGCGTGTGCTCGTGACCGGCGGACGCACCGAAGAATCGTGGGATCCCGTCCGCGTGCTCACCAATCGCTCCACCGGTCGCATGGGCTTTGCCCTGGCCGAAGAAGCCCGTGAACGCGGCGCCGACGTGGTGCTGATTCACGGCCCGACCGACGTCATTCCGCCCACCGGAGTACGGCTGCGCCGCGTGACCACCGCCGCCGAAATGGCCAGCGCGGTCAAACAGGAATATGCGCAGTCCAAGGTGGTGCTGATGGCCGCCGCCGTCGCCGATTATACCTTTGCCAAGACGGCCGAGCACAAGATCAAGAAGGGCGAGCCTTCGCCTGAGATCCAGCTCGTTGCCACGGAAGACATTCTCAAAAGTCTGGCCGAGAAGAAGAACGACCGCATCGTGGTGGGATTTGCCCTCGAGACCGAAAATCTGCTGGAAAACGCGCTGAAGAAGCTACGTGACAAGCATCTCGATATCGTGGTGGCCAACAATCCACTCGCTCAGGGCAGCGGGTTTGCGGTCGAGACCAATCAGGTCCTGATTATTCACCGCACGGGACGTGTCACCGAATTGCCGCTGCAATCGAAACGGGAAGCCGCGCGCGACATCCTGAATGCGGTCATCGAAATTTACCGCAACCCCGAGCCTGAACCCGAACCGGAAGAAGTGCTGCTGCTCGATGAGGAAGAGGATCTGGGTGGTCTGAATCTCGATGGTCTGGAGATCGACGAAGACGCCGCGCTCGAGGAGCGTTTCTCCCCGCAGCAGCCCGCGCCCGCTCACGGTCAGCCGTCCGGCCAGCCGTTCCCGCAGGGGGATCGCAACAGCCGCCGGCACAAAAAGCATCGTGATCGCGACCGTGATCGCGACCGCAACAAGCCGCACGGTCCTGTGCCTCAACCCGCACCGCGTCCGCAGGAAACCGTCGCCGCGCATGCGCCTGCTCCGGTTGTGGAGCATGCTCCCGTACCCGAGTCGCAGCCTGTACGTCCGCCTGTTCGCCCGCCGGTTCCCACACCCGTCCGCCAGAATGTTCCCGAGCGTGTGGCGCCGCCGGTTGCTGCCGAGAGTGCTCGCGTTTCGGTTGCCGAAACCGCCACGGATCTTCCGGGTTCAAGTATAGATAGCCCGGCGGAACTGCCGTTCCCCAACAGCGGAACTCCCATTCCGGGAGCGCCCGGCACAAAGAAGTCCCGTGGCCGTCGCGGAGGCCGCCGCGCTCAGCGCGCCCGTGCCAAGCGTCAGGCGGCAGTGGGTGGAGAACAGCCTGTGAATGAGTCTGGCGCCGTTCAGGAATCGCCGGTCATAGCTGCTCCCCAGCCCGTCGCTGTGGCTCCTGAGCCGCCGGTTCGTACGCCTGCGCCTGCTCGCCCGCCGGTACCTGCTCGCAAGCCCGCGCCTGCACCGAGGCCACCAGCCGCACGCAGGCCGGAACCTGCGCGTACACCTGAACCCATTCGGGGTGCGGAACCTGCGCGTGAACCGGAACCTGTTCACACGCCCGAGCCGACTCGCGCTATCGAGCCCGCACCGGTAATGGCACCGCCTCCTGCGCCGGCAGTAAGGCCGGAACAACCGTCACAGCCCGTTGCAGTTGCCGAAGCCGCTCCCGTAGCAAAAGCAAAGCCGAAACGGGCGAAACGCACTCCTGCTGCAGCTCCCGCTCCGGCAGACCCAGCGGCCGCTCCCGCTCCTGTTCCCCGCCGTAAACCTGCCGCCAAGAAAGTGGCGAAGGTGAAGGTACGGGTCGCGGCGGAGAATCCCGATAACGAAATTATTCCGGACGACGAGTAG
- the gmk gene encoding guanylate kinase: protein MSKGRLIVFAAPAGGGKSTVIGRLRTAHPDWGFSISATTRRPRPGETDGKEYYFLTREEFLRRVAADEFLEHEDVHGELYGTLIAPTRERLNRGETVIFDLDVKGALNLKAHFPEALSIFLLPPSREVLRQRLVARKTETPELVERRLARADMELALAPRFDVSIVNDQLDRTVTDTEQAIVRYFAPDARPETLN, encoded by the coding sequence TTGAGTAAGGGCCGTCTGATCGTCTTTGCCGCTCCCGCGGGCGGGGGCAAGAGCACCGTCATTGGCCGCCTGCGTACGGCCCATCCGGATTGGGGATTTTCCATCAGCGCCACCACGCGCCGGCCCCGGCCCGGAGAAACGGACGGCAAGGAATATTATTTTTTGACCCGCGAGGAATTCCTGCGGCGCGTGGCGGCAGACGAATTTCTCGAGCATGAAGATGTGCACGGCGAGCTGTACGGCACGCTGATCGCTCCGACCCGCGAGCGCCTGAACCGGGGCGAGACCGTGATCTTCGATCTCGACGTCAAAGGCGCACTGAACCTGAAGGCGCACTTTCCTGAAGCGCTGAGCATTTTCCTCCTGCCGCCCTCCCGTGAGGTGCTGCGGCAGAGGCTGGTAGCCCGCAAGACCGAAACCCCGGAGCTGGTGGAGCGCCGTCTGGCTCGCGCCGATATGGAACTGGCCCTCGCCCCGCGTTTCGACGTGAGTATCGTCAACGATCAGCTTGACCGGACCGTCACCGACACTGAGCAGGCCATTGTTCGCTACTTCGCGCCGGATGCGCGTCCCGAAACCTTGAATTGA
- a CDS encoding YicC/YloC family endoribonuclease, producing the protein MTGYGRGEASAEGFRIIAEARTLNNRFFDFSLRASRSLQNFEGDVRELCRGRIQRGKLNLNLTEIRTADAPSAARLDFAAAQKLAGELNKLTDNLKLIGGVTLEHLLHFPELLVQVEDPQVSELLLKLSKEATDAAMTDLMRMRELEGRNLAADMIERVGEIEKALLEIEKIQTDVPSRAHEKLRERIKKLTLPQAYDEYRLEMEMAILADRLDITEECVRLKGHIEAFRRTLRSPEGVAGKRLEFLLQEMHREANTIGSKTSSLEISHLGVRMREEIERLREQVQNLE; encoded by the coding sequence ATGACAGGTTACGGGCGGGGAGAAGCGTCCGCCGAAGGCTTCCGCATTATCGCCGAAGCGCGCACGCTCAATAACCGCTTTTTCGATTTCAGTCTCCGTGCTTCCCGCAGTTTGCAGAACTTCGAAGGCGACGTGCGCGAACTGTGCCGCGGCAGAATTCAGCGCGGCAAGCTCAATCTGAATCTCACCGAGATCCGCACCGCCGATGCGCCGTCCGCCGCCAGGCTCGACTTCGCCGCCGCTCAGAAACTCGCCGGTGAACTGAACAAGCTCACGGACAACCTGAAACTCATCGGCGGCGTCACGCTGGAGCATCTCCTGCACTTCCCCGAACTGCTCGTGCAGGTGGAAGACCCGCAGGTCAGCGAACTGCTGCTGAAACTTTCCAAGGAAGCCACCGATGCGGCGATGACCGATCTGATGCGCATGCGGGAACTGGAAGGCCGGAACCTGGCCGCGGACATGATCGAGCGGGTGGGCGAAATCGAAAAGGCGCTGCTGGAGATCGAGAAGATCCAGACCGACGTCCCGAGCCGTGCGCATGAAAAACTGCGTGAACGGATCAAGAAACTGACTCTGCCGCAGGCCTATGATGAGTACCGGCTGGAGATGGAAATGGCGATTCTCGCCGACCGTCTCGACATCACCGAAGAGTGCGTGCGCCTGAAGGGCCACATCGAAGCGTTTCGCCGCACCCTGCGCTCCCCCGAGGGAGTGGCCGGCAAACGGCTGGAGTTCCTGCTGCAGGAAATGCACCGCGAAGCCAACACCATCGGTTCCAAAACGTCGAGTCTTGAAATCTCTCATCTGGGCGTGCGCATGCGCGAGGAGATCGAACGCCTGCGCGAGCAGGTGCAGAACCTTGAGTAA
- a CDS encoding PorV/PorQ family protein, translated as MTSRRAIVLMLILLAATWSCRTASAQLVIGRYSGEFLSLGAGARALAMGGAAVAAPTASSASYYNPSALAGIQKRYLEFMHASQFDNLYTYDYLSFAKPMSNGMAGALTAMYTRVGDIPVTKLNDPSQPLSDNNRVLVDHKTGDNELALMAGVGRTIGSGWRAGANAKVLFKNVAGESAGGLGFDVGFGRTLLPGFDAGLAVHDLTTSILAWSTGRTEAILPSAVLGGAYAADLKSVNAKLTLAGDLESHFESRGEAEKISAGPLTVQPHVGAEYLISNTVALRGGYNGDAITYGAGIRFSWLNVNAAFQNHNDLGFSHRISVGIVW; from the coding sequence GTGACTTCACGGCGCGCTATCGTCCTCATGCTGATCCTTCTGGCGGCCACGTGGTCCTGCCGGACGGCATCCGCTCAGTTGGTGATCGGTCGTTACTCCGGAGAGTTTCTCTCTCTGGGCGCGGGAGCACGTGCCCTGGCGATGGGTGGTGCCGCGGTCGCCGCTCCGACGGCTTCCTCCGCTTCGTATTACAATCCTTCGGCCTTGGCCGGGATTCAGAAGCGGTATCTCGAGTTCATGCACGCGTCGCAGTTCGACAATCTTTACACGTACGATTATCTGTCCTTCGCCAAGCCCATGTCCAACGGCATGGCCGGCGCGCTGACCGCCATGTACACGCGGGTGGGAGACATTCCGGTTACCAAGCTGAATGATCCCAGTCAACCGCTGAGCGATAACAATCGCGTGCTGGTGGATCACAAGACCGGGGACAATGAACTGGCGTTGATGGCAGGCGTGGGACGGACCATCGGGTCCGGATGGCGCGCGGGCGCCAATGCCAAAGTGCTTTTCAAAAATGTTGCGGGAGAATCCGCGGGCGGTCTGGGTTTCGACGTCGGTTTTGGCCGCACGCTGCTGCCCGGCTTCGATGCCGGTCTGGCCGTTCATGATCTGACCACCAGCATTCTGGCCTGGAGCACCGGACGCACGGAGGCGATTCTTCCCTCGGCGGTGCTCGGCGGAGCGTATGCGGCGGACCTCAAGTCCGTCAATGCCAAGCTGACGCTGGCCGGAGACCTCGAAAGCCATTTCGAATCGCGCGGCGAAGCGGAAAAGATCAGCGCCGGACCACTCACGGTGCAGCCGCACGTCGGCGCGGAATATCTGATTTCCAATACCGTCGCCCTGCGCGGCGGCTACAACGGCGATGCGATTACCTATGGCGCGGGCATCCGCTTTTCCTGGCTGAATGTCAACGCCGCTTTTCAGAATCACAATGATCTCGGTTTCTCGCACCGCATTTCAGTCGGTATTGTCTGGTAG